The following are encoded together in the Astyanax mexicanus isolate ESR-SI-001 chromosome 8, AstMex3_surface, whole genome shotgun sequence genome:
- the vcam1a gene encoding vascular cell adhesion protein 1 isoform X1, which translates to MIPLLSQIKSGGKPLIWMLLMTSLSLKTGAVKVQIHPRSVVKHVNESLELVCTALDCQDEPKYTWRGILDTIIGGKMESGQKSSRRVYNQLTIEDEKTILCKVNCGGHGQATANVKVYSFPSDPVLSRLNHSALMCRVSSLYPVNMFTLEWLRGEKVISNWEDPGNYEKRLQDIRSLYTPSEEDLGKNITCRVTLSLDGVPEDRKVRSVTAQYGPAFLTTSSNTTVKIGERLELKCDADGKSSITWRKLEKSEAIPITTNRVHVIEKATSAHAGVYECEASAELASRRSRVSVTVKGPPNAPFIRLNQTGNPKAGDNVTIICDSDSPLRLSISGASLNQVEKHGSSVSVNLPSIQLRDSGLYHCEARNALGSKRSSVNVTVRAPPMNSTVLVYPSTQVMEAQNITIHCSTVSFPPASITLSREGNEPGSPSPNGIFHLFNITSEDTGTYMVNFTNELGYETLTIEIMVKGPPNAPFIRLSQRGNPKAGDNVTIICDSDSPLRLNISGASLNQVEKHGSSVSVNLPSIQLRDSGLYHCEARNAFGSKRSSVNVTVRAPPMNSTVLVYPSTQVMEAQNITIHCSTVSFPPASITLSREGNEPGSPSPNGIFHLFNITSEDTGTYMVNFTNELGYETLTIEIMVKGQQSILTKTLIPSVSSVSLLTAAALLMRRLIRSKKKDSFGPSLDDALEVL; encoded by the exons ATGATTCCACTGCTGAGTCAAATAAAGAGTGGAGGAAAACCGCTTATCTGGATGTTATTAATGACATCACTGAGTTTAAAGACAG GTGCTGTAAAAGTGCAGATACATCCTCGTTCTGTGGTGAAACATGTGAACGAGAGTCTGGAGCTTGTATGCACAGCATTAGACTGTCAAGATGAACCCAAATACACATGGAGGGGGATACTGGACACCATCATCGGCGGGAAAATGGAGTCAGGCCAGAAGAGCTCACGCAGGGTTTACAACCAATTAACCATTGAAGACGAGAAGACAATCCTATGCAAGGTGAACTGTGGGGGACACGGGCAGGCCACGGCAAACGTAAAAGTGTACT CATTCCCGAGTGACCCCGTGCTATCCCGCCTGAACCACTCAGCTCTTATGTGCAGAGTCAGCAGTTTGTACCCCGTAAATATGTTTACGTTGGAGTGGCTGCGTGGAGAAAAAGTCATTTCAAACTGGGAAGATCCTGGCAACTACGAAAAGAGATTACAGGACATCCGGTCTCTGTACACCCCGAGCGAGGAGGACCTGGGGAAGAACATCACCTGTAGAGTCACCCTGAGTCTCGACGGGGTACCAGAGGATCGTAAGGTCCGCTCAGTCACAGCGCAGT ATGGTCCGGCATTCCTGACCACCTCCAGTAACACTACTGTGAAGATCGGAGAACGTCTGGAGCTGAAATGTGATGCTGATGGGAAGTCCAGCATTACATGGAGGAAGTTAGAGAAGAGTGAGGCAATCCCAATAACCACAAACAGAGTGCATGTGATTGAAAAAGCTACCTCGGCTCATGCaggcgtgtatgagtgtgaggcAAGCGCTGAACTGGCCAGCCGGAGGTCCAGAGTCAGTGTAACTGTTAAAG GTCCTCCGAACGCCCCCTTTATCAGACTAAACCAGACAGGAAACCCAAAAGCAGGAGATAATGTTACCATAATCTGTGATTCAGACTCTCCTCTAAGACTAAGCATTTCTGGGGCTTCTCTGAATCAGGTGGAGAAGCACGGTTCTTCTGTATCTGTAAACCTTCCCTCAATACAGCTCAGAGATTCTGGACTTTACCACTGTGAGGCTCGAAATGCGTTAGGCAGTAAGAGGAGCAGTGTGAACGTCACAGTACGAG CTCCACCCATGAACTCCACAGTGTTGGTGTATCCATCCACACAAGTGATGGAAGCTCAGAACATAACGATCCACTGCAGCACTGTGAGTTTTCCTCCAGCCAGCATTACTCTGAGCAGAGAAGGAAATGAACCAGGGTCTCCGTCTCCAAATGGCATCTTCCACCTGTTCAACATAACATCTGAAGATACAGGAACTTACATGGTCAACTTTACTAATGAACTTGGATATGAAACTCTGACCATTGAAATCATGGTTAAAG GTCCTCCGAACGCCCCCTTTATCAGACTAAGCCAGAGAGGAAACCCAAAAGCAGGAGATAATGTTACCATAATCTGTGATTCAGACTCTCCTCTAAGACTAAACATTTCTGGGGCTTCTCTGAATCAGGTGGAGAAGCACGGTTCTTCTGTATCTGTAAACCTTCCCTCAATACAGCTCAGAGATTCTGGACTTTACCACTGTGAGGCTCGAAATGCGTTCGGCAGTAAGAGGAGCAGTGTGAACGTCACAGTACGAG CTCCACCCATGAACTCCACAGTGTTGGTGTACCCATCCACACAAGTGATGGAAGCTCAGAACATAACGATCCACTGCAGCACTGTGAGTTTTCCTCCAGCCAGCATTACTCTGAGCAGAGAAGGAAATGAACCAGGGTCTCCGTCTCCAAATGGCATCTTCCACCTGTTCAACATAACATCTGAAGATACAGGAACTTACATGGTCAACTTTACTAATGAACTTGGATATGAAACTCTGACCATTGAAATCATGGTTAAAG GGCAGCAGTCCATCCTGACGAAAACCCTCATACCTTCTGTGAGCTCCGTATCCCTGCTgactgctgctgctctgctgatGCGTCGCCTGATAAGATCCAAAAAGAAAGACTCCTTTGGTCCGTCCCTGGATGATGCCTTAGAGGTATTATAA
- the vcam1a gene encoding vascular cell adhesion protein 1 isoform X2, which translates to MIPLLSQIKSGGKPLIWMLLMTSLSLKTGAVKVQIHPRSVVKHVNESLELVCTALDCQDEPKYTWRGILDTIIGGKMESGQKSSRRVYNQLTIEDEKTILCKVNCGGHGQATANVKVYSFPSDPVLSRLNHSALMCRVSSLYPVNMFTLEWLRGEKVISNWEDPGNYEKRLQDIRSLYTPSEEDLGKNITCRVTLSLDGVPEDRKVRSVTAQYGPAFLTTSSNTTVKIGERLELKCDADGKSSITWRKLEKSEAIPITTNRVHVIEKATSAHAGVYECEASAELASRRSRVSVTVKAPPMNSTVLVYPSTQVMEAQNITIHCSTVSFPPASITLSREGNEPGSPSPNGIFHLFNITSEDTGTYMVNFTNELGYETLTIEIMVKGPPNAPFIRLSQRGNPKAGDNVTIICDSDSPLRLNISGASLNQVEKHGSSVSVNLPSIQLRDSGLYHCEARNAFGSKRSSVNVTVRAPPMNSTVLVYPSTQVMEAQNITIHCSTVSFPPASITLSREGNEPGSPSPNGIFHLFNITSEDTGTYMVNFTNELGYETLTIEIMVKGQQSILTKTLIPSVSSVSLLTAAALLMRRLIRSKKKDSFGPSLDDALEVL; encoded by the exons ATGATTCCACTGCTGAGTCAAATAAAGAGTGGAGGAAAACCGCTTATCTGGATGTTATTAATGACATCACTGAGTTTAAAGACAG GTGCTGTAAAAGTGCAGATACATCCTCGTTCTGTGGTGAAACATGTGAACGAGAGTCTGGAGCTTGTATGCACAGCATTAGACTGTCAAGATGAACCCAAATACACATGGAGGGGGATACTGGACACCATCATCGGCGGGAAAATGGAGTCAGGCCAGAAGAGCTCACGCAGGGTTTACAACCAATTAACCATTGAAGACGAGAAGACAATCCTATGCAAGGTGAACTGTGGGGGACACGGGCAGGCCACGGCAAACGTAAAAGTGTACT CATTCCCGAGTGACCCCGTGCTATCCCGCCTGAACCACTCAGCTCTTATGTGCAGAGTCAGCAGTTTGTACCCCGTAAATATGTTTACGTTGGAGTGGCTGCGTGGAGAAAAAGTCATTTCAAACTGGGAAGATCCTGGCAACTACGAAAAGAGATTACAGGACATCCGGTCTCTGTACACCCCGAGCGAGGAGGACCTGGGGAAGAACATCACCTGTAGAGTCACCCTGAGTCTCGACGGGGTACCAGAGGATCGTAAGGTCCGCTCAGTCACAGCGCAGT ATGGTCCGGCATTCCTGACCACCTCCAGTAACACTACTGTGAAGATCGGAGAACGTCTGGAGCTGAAATGTGATGCTGATGGGAAGTCCAGCATTACATGGAGGAAGTTAGAGAAGAGTGAGGCAATCCCAATAACCACAAACAGAGTGCATGTGATTGAAAAAGCTACCTCGGCTCATGCaggcgtgtatgagtgtgaggcAAGCGCTGAACTGGCCAGCCGGAGGTCCAGAGTCAGTGTAACTGTTAAAG CTCCACCCATGAACTCCACAGTGTTGGTGTATCCATCCACACAAGTGATGGAAGCTCAGAACATAACGATCCACTGCAGCACTGTGAGTTTTCCTCCAGCCAGCATTACTCTGAGCAGAGAAGGAAATGAACCAGGGTCTCCGTCTCCAAATGGCATCTTCCACCTGTTCAACATAACATCTGAAGATACAGGAACTTACATGGTCAACTTTACTAATGAACTTGGATATGAAACTCTGACCATTGAAATCATGGTTAAAG GTCCTCCGAACGCCCCCTTTATCAGACTAAGCCAGAGAGGAAACCCAAAAGCAGGAGATAATGTTACCATAATCTGTGATTCAGACTCTCCTCTAAGACTAAACATTTCTGGGGCTTCTCTGAATCAGGTGGAGAAGCACGGTTCTTCTGTATCTGTAAACCTTCCCTCAATACAGCTCAGAGATTCTGGACTTTACCACTGTGAGGCTCGAAATGCGTTCGGCAGTAAGAGGAGCAGTGTGAACGTCACAGTACGAG CTCCACCCATGAACTCCACAGTGTTGGTGTACCCATCCACACAAGTGATGGAAGCTCAGAACATAACGATCCACTGCAGCACTGTGAGTTTTCCTCCAGCCAGCATTACTCTGAGCAGAGAAGGAAATGAACCAGGGTCTCCGTCTCCAAATGGCATCTTCCACCTGTTCAACATAACATCTGAAGATACAGGAACTTACATGGTCAACTTTACTAATGAACTTGGATATGAAACTCTGACCATTGAAATCATGGTTAAAG GGCAGCAGTCCATCCTGACGAAAACCCTCATACCTTCTGTGAGCTCCGTATCCCTGCTgactgctgctgctctgctgatGCGTCGCCTGATAAGATCCAAAAAGAAAGACTCCTTTGGTCCGTCCCTGGATGATGCCTTAGAGGTATTATAA
- the extl2 gene encoding exostosin-like 2 isoform X2, producing the protein MRLHLRSCRLFSPRRVHVIIIPLLLLLVIGAALTSLLPAPEDGVLGILRRRANSSRPVWLPRDDSFTLVMQTFNRTDLLLKLLNHYQGVPHLHRVIIVWNNVAEPPPVKLWESLGPHPVQVVFKEQTTNLMRNRLQPFSEIETDAVLMLDDDTLVSAPDISFAFSVWKQFSDQIVGFVPRKHVTTASGVFSYGSFELQDADVGSGDRYSMVLVGAAFFHRRFLELFRKQPAEVHALLDETQNCDDISMNFVVARELAGSGRPSGVFVKPVDMRNLEKEAGSGYVGMWHRSHHLLQRSYCLNRLAQIYGHMPLRYSNIMISQFGFPSYANHKSRS; encoded by the exons ATGAG GCTTCATCTCCGCAGCTGCAGGCTCTTCAGCCCCCGCCGGGTGCACGTGATCATCATCccgttgctgctgctgctggtcatTGGTGCTGCTTTAACCTCTTTACTCCCCGCCCCTGAAGATGGAGTCCTGGGCATCCTCCGCCGGCGTGCAAACAGCTCTCGTCCTGTCTGGCTGCCGCGGGACGACTCGTTCACTCTGGTCATGCAGACGTTTAACCGCACAGACCTTCTCCTGAAGCTGCTGAACCATTACCAGGGTGTTCCTCATCTGCACCGGGTTATCATCGTCTGGAACAACGTGGCTGAGCCTCCTCCTGTAAAGCTGTGGGAGTCGCTAGGGCCTCATCCCGTCCAGGTGGTCTTCAAGGAACAGACCACTAACCTGATGCGAAACCGCCTGCAGCCTTTCTCTGAGATTGAGActgatg CTGTGTTGATGCTGGATGACGACACCCTGGTTAGCGCTCCTGATATCAGCTTTGCGTTCTCCGTCTGGAAG CAATTCTCTGACCAGATCGTGGGCTTCGTGCCCAGGAAACATGTGACCACTGCCTCCGGAGTGTTCAGCTATGGCAGCTTTGAACTGCAGGATGCGGATGTGGGAAGTGGAGACAG GTACTCCATGGTGCTGGTGGGCGCCGCCTTCTTCCACCGGCGCTTCTTGGAGCTGTTCCGGAAGCAGCCGGCCGAGGTGCACGCCCTGCTGGACGAGACTCAGAACTGTGATGATATCAGCATGAACTTCGTGGTGGCGCGGGAGCTGGCGGGGTCCGGCCGGCCGTCGGGGGTGTTTGTGAAGCCTGTGGACATGAGGAACCTGGAGAAGGAGGCCGGCAGCGGGTACGTGGGCATGTGGCACCGATCACACCACCTCCTCCAGCGCTCGTACTGCCTGAACAGACTGGCACAGATCTACGGGCACATGCCTCTCCGCTACTCCAACATCATGATCTCACAGTTCGGATTCCCCAGCTACGCCAACCACAAGAGCAGGAGCTGA
- the extl2 gene encoding exostosin-like 2 isoform X1, protein MRLHLRSCRLFSPRRVHVIIIPLLLLLVIGAALTSLLPAPEDGVLGILRRRANSSRPVWLPRDDSFTLVMQTFNRTDLLLKLLNHYQGVPHLHRVIIVWNNVAEPPPVKLWESLGPHPVQVVFKEQTTNLMRNRLQPFSEIETDAVLMLDDDTLVSAPDISFAFSVWKPFQFGLIQSSRGKKQFSDQIVGFVPRKHVTTASGVFSYGSFELQDADVGSGDRYSMVLVGAAFFHRRFLELFRKQPAEVHALLDETQNCDDISMNFVVARELAGSGRPSGVFVKPVDMRNLEKEAGSGYVGMWHRSHHLLQRSYCLNRLAQIYGHMPLRYSNIMISQFGFPSYANHKSRS, encoded by the exons ATGAG GCTTCATCTCCGCAGCTGCAGGCTCTTCAGCCCCCGCCGGGTGCACGTGATCATCATCccgttgctgctgctgctggtcatTGGTGCTGCTTTAACCTCTTTACTCCCCGCCCCTGAAGATGGAGTCCTGGGCATCCTCCGCCGGCGTGCAAACAGCTCTCGTCCTGTCTGGCTGCCGCGGGACGACTCGTTCACTCTGGTCATGCAGACGTTTAACCGCACAGACCTTCTCCTGAAGCTGCTGAACCATTACCAGGGTGTTCCTCATCTGCACCGGGTTATCATCGTCTGGAACAACGTGGCTGAGCCTCCTCCTGTAAAGCTGTGGGAGTCGCTAGGGCCTCATCCCGTCCAGGTGGTCTTCAAGGAACAGACCACTAACCTGATGCGAAACCGCCTGCAGCCTTTCTCTGAGATTGAGActgatg CTGTGTTGATGCTGGATGACGACACCCTGGTTAGCGCTCCTGATATCAGCTTTGCGTTCTCCGTCTGGAAG ccttttcagtttggtctgatcCAGAGTAGCAGGGGTAAAAAG CAATTCTCTGACCAGATCGTGGGCTTCGTGCCCAGGAAACATGTGACCACTGCCTCCGGAGTGTTCAGCTATGGCAGCTTTGAACTGCAGGATGCGGATGTGGGAAGTGGAGACAG GTACTCCATGGTGCTGGTGGGCGCCGCCTTCTTCCACCGGCGCTTCTTGGAGCTGTTCCGGAAGCAGCCGGCCGAGGTGCACGCCCTGCTGGACGAGACTCAGAACTGTGATGATATCAGCATGAACTTCGTGGTGGCGCGGGAGCTGGCGGGGTCCGGCCGGCCGTCGGGGGTGTTTGTGAAGCCTGTGGACATGAGGAACCTGGAGAAGGAGGCCGGCAGCGGGTACGTGGGCATGTGGCACCGATCACACCACCTCCTCCAGCGCTCGTACTGCCTGAACAGACTGGCACAGATCTACGGGCACATGCCTCTCCGCTACTCCAACATCATGATCTCACAGTTCGGATTCCCCAGCTACGCCAACCACAAGAGCAGGAGCTGA